One genomic region from Nitrospira sp. CR1.1 encodes:
- a CDS encoding YihY family inner membrane protein, which translates to MSASLTSASPRWNPWKLGGLGWKEFGHRLWTDSQKDDILGRAAQLAYYFLLALFPALLFLTALLGLFPLEQVLPELMTYLRTVLPADALSLLQKYLDSVVTGTGSDILSLGLLGALWASSSGVTAVMESLNVVYGARESRPFWKVRLVATLLTIGLAAFIIASITLILYGERIGAWIADIVGLGWLFLLTWTLLQWPVAIGLMLLALAIIYAVCPDVEHDWRWVTPGSVVAVLLWTGLSVGFKVYVDHFGNYNAAYGSIAGVIVLMLWLYLTGVVILLGGEINAQIEGAASALRSTSDRSLHKPPRATSRTE; encoded by the coding sequence GTGTCGGCGTCGCTGACCAGCGCATCACCACGATGGAATCCCTGGAAACTCGGCGGATTGGGGTGGAAAGAATTCGGACACCGTCTATGGACCGACAGCCAGAAGGATGACATACTCGGCCGTGCGGCTCAATTGGCCTATTACTTCCTCCTGGCGCTCTTTCCTGCGTTACTCTTCCTCACCGCACTGCTAGGCCTTTTTCCGCTTGAACAGGTGTTGCCTGAATTGATGACCTACCTGCGGACGGTATTGCCGGCCGATGCCCTATCGTTATTGCAAAAATATTTGGATAGCGTGGTGACGGGAACCGGGAGCGACATCCTCTCGCTCGGTCTCCTCGGAGCCCTCTGGGCTTCTTCGAGCGGAGTCACAGCCGTCATGGAATCGCTCAACGTCGTGTACGGCGCCCGGGAAAGCCGTCCTTTTTGGAAAGTTCGTCTCGTCGCCACTCTCCTGACGATCGGTCTTGCCGCGTTCATCATCGCCTCCATTACGCTGATCCTCTATGGCGAGCGGATCGGTGCGTGGATTGCGGACATCGTAGGGTTGGGATGGCTGTTCCTGCTCACGTGGACCCTGTTGCAGTGGCCCGTGGCGATTGGGCTGATGTTGCTGGCGCTTGCGATCATTTACGCAGTCTGTCCCGACGTGGAACATGACTGGCGGTGGGTCACACCGGGATCCGTGGTGGCCGTCCTGCTCTGGACGGGGCTGTCAGTAGGCTTTAAAGTCTATGTCGATCATTTCGGCAACTACAACGCGGCCTACGGGTCTATTGCCGGAGTGATCGTTCTCATGTTGTGGCTCTATTTGACGGGAGTGGTGATCTTGCTCGGCGGCGAAATCAACGCGCAGATCGAGGGCGCGGCCTCAGCCTTGCGGTCAACCTCTGATCGATCGCTCCACAAGCCTCCGCGGGCCACCTCCCGCACGGAATGA